A stretch of the Nicotiana tabacum cultivar K326 chromosome 6, ASM71507v2, whole genome shotgun sequence genome encodes the following:
- the LOC107788592 gene encoding uncharacterized protein LOC107788592 isoform X2 encodes MEMEVMITSPPVDFNFDSTCTTPYISASSSPQRFGNYFLSAPTSPARVSALYDGYNHLHGGDALRTTGGEVPFNWEEKPGIPKSRATRDDDDENDDFAFDFSGQLERSSVSAADELFDGGKIKPLKLKPPPRLQYEGKPFDSPKSPKKKFKQAFSPRNKKKELDPFAAALEQSSRTENDRPGRERTQKSTTSSRHKKTRSLSPFRASDLLFDSESKQENTNISDSSSSFSSMITLWYRKWKLKDLFLFRSASEGRATNKDQLNRFLKKTHSKEDAKTSSFRSTGSSVGSSSVSSSLRKREVSAHELHYTLNRALSEEMKRKTFLPYKNGVLGCLGFVPSLDDTSFRGVNRR; translated from the exons ATGGAGATGGAAGTGATGATAACTTCACCTCCAGTGGACTTCAACTTCGATAGTACTTGTACTACTCCCTATATAAGTGCTTCTTCAAGCCCTCAACGTTTTGGCAATTATTTTCTCAGCGCCCCTACTAGCCCTGCACGTGTCTCCGCCCTCTACGACGGATACAATCACCTCCACGGTGGCGATGCCCTAAGAACAACCGGTGGTGAAGTTCCATTCAATTGGGAGGAAAAGCCTGGAATTCCAAAATCAAGAGCAACccgtgatgatgatgatgagaatgATGATTTTGCTTTTGATTTTAGTGGTCAGTTGGAGAGAAGTTCTGTATCAGCTGCTGATGAGCTTTTTGATGGTGGAAAAATCAAGCCTTTGAAATTGAAGCCACCACCAAGGTTACAGTATGAAGGCAAACCATTTGATTCGCCGAAATCTCCAAAGAAAAAGTTCAAGCAAGCTTTCTCTCCCCGaaacaagaagaaagaattaGATCCATTTGCAGCAGCCCTAGAGCAGAGTAGTCGAACAGAAAATGATCGTCCTGGTAGGGAAAGAACTCAGAAATCTACAACTTCTTCAAGGCACAAAAAGACAAGATCTTTATCTCCTTTCAGAGCTTCCGATCTACTGTTTGATAGTGAAAGCAAGCAAGAAAATACAAACATATCtgattcttcttcttcattttcatcAATGATAACACTATGGTACAGAAAATGGAAGCTGAAAGACCTGTTTCTATTCAGAAGCGCGTCAGAGGGTAGAGCAACTAATAAAGATCAGTTAAAcaggtttttgaagaaaactcATAGTAAAGAGGATGCGAAGACTTCAAGCTTTAGATCAACTGGTAGTAGTGTTGGATCGTCATCGGTATCAAGCTCCTTGAGGAAGAGGGAGGTTTCGGCTCATGAGTTGCATTACACGTTGAATAGGGCACTCTCGGAGGAGATGAAGAGGAAAACTTTCTTGCCATACAAGAATGGCGTACTGGGTTGCTTAGGCTTCGTTCCTTCATTGGATGATACAAGTTTTAGAG GGGTCAATCGGAGGTAA
- the LOC107788592 gene encoding uncharacterized protein LOC107788592 isoform X1, producing the protein MEMEVMITSPPVDFNFDSTCTTPYISASSSPQRFGNYFLSAPTSPARVSALYDGYNHLHGGDALRTTGGEVPFNWEEKPGIPKSRATRDDDDENDDFAFDFSGQLERSSVSAADELFDGGKIKPLKLKPPPRLQYEGKPFDSPKSPKKKFKQAFSPRNKKKELDPFAAALEQSSRTENDRPGRERTQKSTTSSRHKKTRSLSPFRASDLLFDSESKQENTNISDSSSSFSSMITLWYRKWKLKDLFLFRSASEGRATNKDQLNRFLKKTHSKEDAKTSSFRSTGSSVGSSSVSSSLRKREVSAHELHYTLNRALSEEMKRKTFLPYKNGVLGCLGFVPSLDDTSFRGVASSMSMTRR; encoded by the coding sequence ATGGAGATGGAAGTGATGATAACTTCACCTCCAGTGGACTTCAACTTCGATAGTACTTGTACTACTCCCTATATAAGTGCTTCTTCAAGCCCTCAACGTTTTGGCAATTATTTTCTCAGCGCCCCTACTAGCCCTGCACGTGTCTCCGCCCTCTACGACGGATACAATCACCTCCACGGTGGCGATGCCCTAAGAACAACCGGTGGTGAAGTTCCATTCAATTGGGAGGAAAAGCCTGGAATTCCAAAATCAAGAGCAACccgtgatgatgatgatgagaatgATGATTTTGCTTTTGATTTTAGTGGTCAGTTGGAGAGAAGTTCTGTATCAGCTGCTGATGAGCTTTTTGATGGTGGAAAAATCAAGCCTTTGAAATTGAAGCCACCACCAAGGTTACAGTATGAAGGCAAACCATTTGATTCGCCGAAATCTCCAAAGAAAAAGTTCAAGCAAGCTTTCTCTCCCCGaaacaagaagaaagaattaGATCCATTTGCAGCAGCCCTAGAGCAGAGTAGTCGAACAGAAAATGATCGTCCTGGTAGGGAAAGAACTCAGAAATCTACAACTTCTTCAAGGCACAAAAAGACAAGATCTTTATCTCCTTTCAGAGCTTCCGATCTACTGTTTGATAGTGAAAGCAAGCAAGAAAATACAAACATATCtgattcttcttcttcattttcatcAATGATAACACTATGGTACAGAAAATGGAAGCTGAAAGACCTGTTTCTATTCAGAAGCGCGTCAGAGGGTAGAGCAACTAATAAAGATCAGTTAAAcaggtttttgaagaaaactcATAGTAAAGAGGATGCGAAGACTTCAAGCTTTAGATCAACTGGTAGTAGTGTTGGATCGTCATCGGTATCAAGCTCCTTGAGGAAGAGGGAGGTTTCGGCTCATGAGTTGCATTACACGTTGAATAGGGCACTCTCGGAGGAGATGAAGAGGAAAACTTTCTTGCCATACAAGAATGGCGTACTGGGTTGCTTAGGCTTCGTTCCTTCATTGGATGATACAAGTTTTAGAGGTGTTGCTTCTTCTATGTCCATGACTCGTCGTTAA